One genomic window of Campylobacter curvus includes the following:
- a CDS encoding acyl-CoA thioesterase produces MQNLKDFGEPRIKLVALPKDTNSAGNIFGGWIMSQIDLAGAQAAREVAPERVVTISMKEVIFKQPVFVGDVVSCYAKIIGVGKTSITTQIEVTALRLNKGGFRESVHVTSATATYVSVTKDGEKKPIDENLKRLHGF; encoded by the coding sequence ATGCAAAATTTAAAAGATTTTGGCGAGCCGCGTATAAAGCTGGTCGCGCTCCCAAAAGATACCAACTCCGCAGGAAATATCTTTGGCGGCTGGATAATGAGTCAGATCGACCTTGCCGGCGCACAAGCCGCTCGCGAGGTAGCGCCCGAGCGCGTGGTGACGATCTCGATGAAGGAGGTGATCTTTAAACAGCCGGTATTTGTGGGCGATGTCGTCAGCTGCTACGCCAAGATCATCGGCGTAGGCAAGACCTCTATCACGACGCAGATCGAGGTGACGGCGCTTAGACTAAACAAAGGCGGCTTTAGAGAGAGCGTGCATGTAACAAGCGCCACTGCAACATACGTGAGCGTGACGAAAGACGGCGAGAAAAAGCCGATAGATGAGAACCTAAAAAGGCTTCACGGGTTTTAA